From a single Deltaproteobacteria bacterium genomic region:
- a CDS encoding DUF192 domain-containing protein, with amino-acid sequence MRARPHPKITALALLAAVIGLLCGCAARPAVILHPAGGAAVRVRVEVVNTPLARAQGLMYRRELAADAGMLFVFPHAGVQHFWMKNTLIALDMLFIDDSRRVVGIVANARPLSTRSVGPEVPCRYVLEVNGGFAAQHHIEVGATIEFVDVPAGAS; translated from the coding sequence ATGCGCGCCCGCCCGCACCCGAAGATAACGGCACTGGCGCTGCTCGCTGCCGTGATCGGCCTGCTGTGCGGCTGCGCCGCACGCCCCGCGGTGATTCTGCACCCAGCCGGCGGCGCGGCCGTGCGCGTGCGGGTCGAGGTGGTGAACACGCCACTGGCCCGCGCCCAAGGCCTGATGTACCGCCGCGAGCTGGCCGCCGATGCCGGCATGCTGTTCGTCTTTCCGCACGCCGGCGTGCAGCACTTCTGGATGAAGAACACGCTGATCGCGCTCGACATGCTGTTCATCGACGACAGCCGCCGTGTGGTCGGCATCGTCGCCAATGCCCGGCCGCTGTCGACCCGATCGGTCGGGCCGGAGGTACCGTGCCGCTACGTGCTGGAAGTCAACGGCGGCTTTGCCGCACAGCACCACATCGAGGTCGGAGCCACGATCGAGTTCGTCGATGTACCGGCCGGCGCCAGCTGA
- a CDS encoding 4Fe-4S dicluster domain-containing protein, with the protein MATVITSECINCGACEPECPNTAIYQGGANWEFNGVKHDAIATDTFYIVPDKCTECVGFFDHEACAAVCPVDCCIPDPDRPESEAVLVERARQLHPDKTFGADVPSRFRKEGAAAPAPAAAAKPAEPAAAKAAPAAPAPAAAPAAKPAPAAAPQSAAAETGPAIPEIAEWEVPIECFHCHGTYAVAFKHFRNGVVFRCPFCNGSCVVSSSMHNRLHHLLSDFHTDWRRDFEAFQSKRRQELLAFEERQRRALEQFNEQLKAASLELKPPGAPRKRAWIFG; encoded by the coding sequence ATGGCAACGGTTATTACCAGCGAGTGCATCAACTGTGGGGCGTGTGAGCCTGAGTGCCCTAACACCGCCATTTACCAGGGCGGGGCGAATTGGGAATTCAACGGGGTGAAACACGACGCCATCGCCACCGACACGTTCTACATCGTTCCCGACAAATGCACCGAGTGCGTCGGCTTCTTCGATCACGAGGCCTGTGCGGCGGTGTGCCCGGTGGACTGTTGCATTCCCGACCCCGACCGCCCGGAGAGCGAGGCGGTGCTGGTCGAGCGCGCGCGCCAGCTGCATCCGGATAAGACTTTCGGCGCCGATGTGCCGTCGCGCTTCCGCAAGGAGGGGGCTGCTGCCCCGGCGCCGGCAGCCGCGGCCAAGCCGGCCGAGCCGGCCGCAGCCAAAGCGGCACCGGCAGCACCCGCGCCGGCTGCGGCGCCGGCGGCCAAGCCGGCCCCCGCCGCGGCTCCTCAGTCGGCCGCGGCCGAGACCGGGCCGGCCATTCCGGAAATTGCGGAGTGGGAGGTGCCGATCGAGTGTTTCCACTGCCACGGCACCTACGCCGTGGCGTTCAAGCATTTCCGCAACGGCGTCGTCTTTCGCTGTCCCTTCTGCAACGGCTCGTGCGTGGTCAGCTCGAGCATGCACAACCGCTTGCATCACCTGTTGAGTGATTTCCACACTGATTGGCGGAGGGATTTCGAAGCGTTCCAGAGCAAGCGCCGGCAGGAGTTGCTCGCCTTCGAGGAACGCCAGCGCCGCGCGCTGGAGCAATTCAACGAGCAGCTCAAAGCCGCCAGCCTAGAGCTCAAGCCGCCCGGCGCTCCGCGCAAGCGCGCGTGGATCTTCGGTTGA
- a CDS encoding ATP-binding protein, which yields MNSRLSEIKRTLKIDLEDHNAAFLWGPRKVGKTTLLRQQFPRATTFDLLDSTLRTELTLRPATLRERVLVARPRLVIVDEIQKVPALLDEVHLLLESTPTRFILCGSSARKLRHGAANLLGGRAWRFELLPLATAEIGVPENAEAASEALLRVLNRGLIPQHYLAARPERLLRGYVLDYLSQEIQAEALVRNVPAFARFLDAVTATHGQLLNYATVARDCGVSPKTVREYYQILDDTLLGFRLPPWRRARKRRLIETEKYFLFDVGIVRALSGMRLVQPGTEEFGRAFEHFLIQEIRAYLSYRECDLPLSYWRTSTGLEVDLIVGQLDLAVEFKASAKVGDGDARGLRALAGDQKLKRGVIVALGDQPRRLADGLEIWPWQLFCQRLWAGEWL from the coding sequence GTGAACTCCCGTTTATCCGAGATCAAGCGGACCCTGAAGATCGACCTGGAAGACCACAACGCGGCGTTTCTGTGGGGGCCGCGCAAGGTCGGCAAGACCACTCTGCTGCGCCAGCAGTTCCCACGCGCCACCACCTTCGATCTGCTCGACTCGACCCTACGCACCGAGTTGACGCTGCGGCCGGCGACGCTGCGCGAACGGGTATTGGTGGCGCGGCCGCGGCTGGTGATTGTCGACGAGATCCAGAAGGTCCCCGCCTTGCTCGACGAGGTCCATTTGCTGCTCGAATCGACGCCGACGCGATTCATCCTGTGCGGCTCCAGCGCCCGCAAGCTGCGCCACGGCGCCGCCAACCTGCTCGGCGGACGCGCCTGGCGCTTCGAGCTGTTGCCACTGGCCACGGCGGAGATCGGCGTCCCCGAGAACGCCGAAGCTGCCAGCGAGGCGCTGCTGCGCGTGCTGAACCGCGGCCTGATTCCGCAACACTACCTCGCCGCTCGCCCCGAGCGGCTGCTGCGCGGCTACGTGCTCGACTATCTCTCGCAGGAGATCCAGGCCGAGGCGCTGGTGCGCAACGTCCCTGCCTTCGCCCGCTTCCTCGACGCCGTCACCGCGACCCACGGGCAGCTCTTGAACTACGCGACGGTCGCGCGCGACTGCGGCGTCTCGCCCAAGACCGTGCGCGAGTACTACCAGATCCTCGACGACACTTTGCTCGGTTTCCGCCTGCCGCCGTGGCGCAGGGCGCGCAAGCGCCGCTTGATCGAGACCGAGAAGTACTTCCTGTTCGACGTCGGTATCGTCCGGGCGCTGTCCGGCATGCGTCTCGTGCAGCCGGGCACAGAGGAGTTCGGCCGCGCCTTCGAGCATTTCCTGATTCAAGAGATTCGCGCTTATCTCTCGTACCGCGAATGCGACCTGCCGCTTTCGTACTGGCGTACCAGCACCGGGCTCGAGGTCGACCTGATCGTCGGGCAGCTCGATCTGGCCGTCGAATTCAAGGCGTCCGCCAAGGTCGGCGACGGCGACGCCCGCGGCCTGCGCGCCTTGGCCGGCGATCAGAAGCTGAAACGCGGCGTGATCGTTGCCCTCGGGGATCAACCGCGGCGGCTCGCTGACGGCCTCGAGATCTGGCCCTGGCAGTTGTTCTGCCAACGCCTCTGGGCCGGGGAGTGGCTGTGA
- a CDS encoding slipin family protein, with protein sequence MFSILAAATVLAVLLFRDQPPVALGVAAVGLGLAVLVGLMPRVANQWERAVVLRLGRFRGIHGPGLFWIVPFIDRVALWADLRVRTTTFAAEKTLTADTVPVDVDAVLFWHIQSAEQAVLAVEDYRKAVSWAAQTALRDIIGKTHLADMLTGREAIDDDLKRLIDARTHDWGIVVRSVEIRDVTIPPGLEDAMSRQAQAVREKQARVILGDAEVEVSAKFEEAALRYQDNPTAFQLRAMNILYEGMKEKSSLMIVPSSMVDSLSVGGAAGLAALRPPGNGAPSS encoded by the coding sequence ATGTTCTCGATCCTGGCAGCGGCCACAGTCCTTGCGGTGCTTCTCTTCCGCGATCAGCCGCCGGTTGCCCTGGGCGTGGCTGCGGTCGGCCTCGGGCTCGCCGTTTTGGTGGGGCTCATGCCTCGCGTCGCCAATCAATGGGAGCGCGCCGTCGTCCTGAGGCTTGGACGCTTCCGCGGCATTCATGGGCCCGGGCTGTTTTGGATCGTTCCGTTCATCGACCGAGTGGCGCTGTGGGCGGATTTGCGGGTACGGACCACGACGTTTGCAGCCGAGAAAACCTTGACCGCCGACACCGTCCCGGTGGACGTCGACGCCGTGCTCTTCTGGCACATCCAGAGCGCCGAGCAAGCGGTCCTTGCCGTGGAGGACTACCGCAAAGCGGTGTCATGGGCGGCTCAAACCGCGCTCCGGGATATCATCGGCAAGACCCATCTGGCTGACATGCTCACCGGCCGCGAAGCGATCGACGACGACCTCAAGCGCCTCATCGATGCGCGAACTCACGACTGGGGCATCGTGGTCAGGTCCGTGGAAATCCGCGACGTGACCATCCCGCCGGGTCTCGAAGACGCCATGTCACGGCAAGCCCAGGCTGTGAGAGAGAAGCAGGCGCGGGTGATTCTGGGCGACGCGGAGGTGGAGGTCTCCGCCAAGTTCGAGGAGGCCGCGCTGCGGTATCAAGACAACCCGACGGCGTTCCAACTGCGGGCGATGAACATTCTCTACGAGGGCATGAAGGAGAAGAGCTCGCTGATGATCGTCCCCTCCTCGATGGTGGATTCCCTATCGGTGGGAGGTGCCGCGGGGCTTGCGGCGTTGCGCCCGCCGGGCAACGGCGCGCCATCTTCCTGA
- the nrfD gene encoding polysulfide reductase NrfD, protein MADRDAFIYLRPQLRTTWKTYALLILGLAGAVWFFYGAFIYQFFHGHQVTGQGTQGAMWGTIVANIVQLIGVSHVGIAISATVRILKLKRYQQLARVAELVTLVSLTAAVTNIAADVGRPDRFIYNVAMHGNFTGPFVWSCTVITNYLVGSLVYLYLAMRRDIYLCSRVLPRRRWLYRLLALGYTDTHEERENHERVVWWCAVIILPIMVSVHSVYGWVFGLNAGRPAWFNPFQAPYFVLGAVVTGFSGVIVVAATITRVYRWHEIFPDRMFKGLGIFLGFITLLYLYFLFSEVLTGVYAAPEAEREVFNDLLFGRFAPIAWGATVGGMMIPFWILFIQGANPKICSTRVVVIGAAPIFFAMWCWRYLITVPSFFHPHLPYRLVEYWPTLFDWSLVAGSYFFTLFFYVALVKIVPILEIPEAFMPEHPVRPPRIPMQRRKTLGVLKRVTAYATVLAGVGLIAYGISTRHDHFAPSPAIWIAGIICLWTIPLQVCMIPGFASAARRLRRATPGTLGLLRPPRNVVPKRVAAGVTWQERAA, encoded by the coding sequence ATGGCTGACCGCGACGCCTTCATCTACCTGCGGCCCCAGCTCCGCACGACCTGGAAGACGTACGCCCTGCTGATTCTCGGTCTGGCAGGAGCCGTCTGGTTTTTCTACGGCGCATTCATCTACCAGTTCTTCCACGGCCACCAGGTCACCGGTCAGGGAACCCAAGGGGCGATGTGGGGCACGATCGTCGCCAACATCGTGCAGCTCATCGGCGTCAGCCACGTCGGCATCGCCATCTCCGCCACCGTGCGCATCCTCAAGCTCAAGCGCTACCAGCAACTCGCGCGCGTCGCGGAGCTGGTGACACTGGTGTCGCTGACCGCTGCCGTCACCAACATCGCCGCCGACGTCGGGCGGCCCGACCGCTTCATCTACAACGTGGCCATGCACGGCAACTTCACCGGTCCGTTCGTGTGGTCGTGCACGGTCATCACCAACTACCTGGTGGGCAGCCTCGTCTACCTGTATCTGGCCATGCGCCGGGACATCTATCTGTGCTCACGCGTCCTGCCGCGGCGGCGCTGGCTCTACCGTTTGTTGGCGCTGGGGTACACCGACACGCACGAGGAGCGCGAGAATCACGAGCGGGTAGTCTGGTGGTGCGCGGTCATCATCCTGCCGATCATGGTGTCGGTCCACTCGGTGTACGGTTGGGTTTTCGGGCTCAACGCCGGCCGGCCGGCGTGGTTCAATCCGTTCCAGGCGCCGTACTTCGTGTTGGGCGCCGTGGTGACCGGCTTTTCGGGCGTCATCGTGGTCGCCGCCACCATCACCCGTGTGTACCGGTGGCACGAGATCTTCCCCGATCGCATGTTCAAGGGCCTCGGGATCTTCCTCGGGTTCATCACCCTGCTGTACCTCTACTTCCTCTTCTCCGAGGTGCTCACCGGGGTGTACGCGGCGCCGGAGGCAGAGCGGGAGGTGTTCAACGACTTGCTGTTCGGGCGCTTTGCCCCGATCGCCTGGGGGGCGACGGTCGGCGGGATGATGATTCCCTTCTGGATCTTGTTCATTCAGGGCGCCAATCCGAAGATCTGCAGCACGCGGGTCGTGGTCATCGGCGCCGCGCCGATTTTCTTCGCGATGTGGTGCTGGCGGTATCTGATAACGGTTCCCTCGTTCTTCCACCCCCATCTGCCGTATCGGCTGGTCGAGTATTGGCCCACGCTCTTCGATTGGAGCCTGGTCGCCGGCAGCTATTTCTTCACGCTCTTCTTCTACGTCGCGCTGGTGAAGATCGTGCCGATCCTGGAGATCCCGGAGGCATTCATGCCGGAGCATCCGGTTCGGCCGCCGCGCATCCCGATGCAGCGCCGGAAGACCCTCGGCGTGCTCAAGCGGGTCACCGCATACGCGACCGTGCTCGCCGGCGTGGGCCTCATCGCGTACGGGATCTCGACCCGGCATGATCACTTTGCCCCGTCACCGGCGATCTGGATTGCGGGGATCATTTGTCTGTGGACGATTCCGCTGCAGGTCTGCATGATCCCGGGCTTCGCGTCGGCAGCGCGACGCCTGCGGCGCGCAACCCCTGGAACACTCGGCCTGCTGCGGCCGCCACGAAACGTCGTGCCGAAGCGTGTGGCCGCCGGCGTGACGTGGCAGGAACGAGCCGCCTGA
- a CDS encoding 4Fe-4S dicluster domain-containing protein: MPRWGMVIDLDRCTGCQACTIACRMENNVPFCGDKNAWKGRAIFWNKVIAVQMGEREQHQGSGENGHDGQPVTRKRVRFLPLPCMHCDRPPCTMVCPVRATTRNVEGIVMQVPSRCIGCRLCQAACPYSRRYFNWQEVNYPGSLKQAVNPDVSIRTLGVIEKCTFCVHRLQQAREQARAEKRELREGDYVPACVEACPAKARTFGDLDNPEHAVAKLARNPRAFRLLPELGTHPKVIYLQEGGWQSASSHAVNPGESHG; encoded by the coding sequence ATGCCTCGGTGGGGGATGGTCATTGATCTGGACCGCTGCACGGGCTGCCAAGCCTGTACGATCGCCTGTCGGATGGAGAACAACGTCCCGTTCTGCGGCGACAAGAACGCATGGAAGGGCCGTGCGATTTTCTGGAACAAGGTCATTGCCGTCCAGATGGGGGAGCGCGAGCAGCACCAGGGCTCCGGTGAGAATGGGCACGACGGACAGCCCGTCACGCGCAAGCGCGTACGGTTTCTGCCGCTCCCGTGCATGCACTGCGACCGGCCACCGTGCACGATGGTCTGCCCGGTGCGCGCGACCACGCGCAACGTCGAGGGGATCGTCATGCAGGTGCCGAGCCGGTGCATCGGCTGCCGGCTCTGCCAGGCGGCGTGCCCGTACTCGCGCCGCTACTTCAACTGGCAGGAAGTCAACTACCCCGGCAGCCTCAAACAGGCAGTGAATCCGGACGTGTCCATTCGCACCTTGGGCGTCATCGAGAAGTGCACGTTCTGTGTCCACCGGCTACAGCAGGCCCGCGAGCAGGCGCGCGCCGAGAAGCGTGAACTGCGCGAGGGCGACTACGTTCCGGCGTGCGTCGAGGCGTGTCCGGCCAAGGCGCGGACGTTCGGCGATCTCGACAACCCCGAGCACGCCGTGGCGAAGCTCGCACGCAACCCGCGCGCCTTCCGGCTGCTACCCGAACTCGGCACCCACCCGAAGGTGATCTACCTGCAAGAAGGGGGATGGCAGAGCGCTTCCTCCCACGCGGTGAACCCCGGAGAGTCTCATGGCTGA
- a CDS encoding molybdopterin-dependent oxidoreductase, producing the protein MKVSRRGFLQIAGVSVAGQVASGCKVLERGYPEEYSVDKPPVPGTEGWAQGEERLIKSTCMQCEGGCGIIVRVVEGRAVRIKGNPDYPTNQGGLCPKGLNGLQVLYDPDRIEGPLQRVGARGAGNWKRISWDEAIAHVARQLAALRANGESHTLAVLGGRYRGHMRDLVRRFLTAYGSPNDIDHESLCTTGDKVAAFLAQGIRDRLAYDWERTKYVLVFGAGFIESFRPTAMMLRIHGHMRQGVPGQRTKIVQIDPRYGVSAARADEWVQVRPGTDGALALGLAHVLIRDGLVHKKFIRNHTLGFDSWTDSAGRSHMGFEDLVLSNYSPASVAETTGIAAETIERLAHEFAAHQPGVAIVGRGAAAHTNGVYNVLAIHALNALVGSIDVAGGVLVQRQPPFASWPDPELDGVARLGRARPRFDLDGGDAPPFADSQLSTLAERLEWGQPYRLKAVFFYYTNPLFSAPAPDRLRAALERVPLLVSFSPFMDESTAMADFVLPDHTYLERWQLDVISPSVGFPLFSIRQPVVAPLHDTRSTGEALIEIARAIGGTVGRSFPGSELEMIKQLVRGAQESKRGSIRTDDFEEFWKQLLTNGGWWDQPYSFGEWHRVLATPSGKYEFYSTRLDERLRALAAAGREQDPEAAVLVGLAASGRWDEACLPHYEPIRSAQSESEFPFIVASYKTMTHAEGRGANQPHLQEAFGVQFDRSWEPWVEIHPDDAHALGVHDDDEVWLRAPSGQVRVKAVLHDGTHRGTVNVPFEYGHTAYGRWAAGRGENVNPLVRTAQVSLAGGAAWYDARVAISKA; encoded by the coding sequence ATGAAGGTCAGCCGTCGCGGATTCCTCCAGATCGCCGGCGTGAGCGTCGCGGGCCAGGTCGCCAGCGGATGCAAGGTCCTGGAGCGTGGCTACCCCGAAGAGTACTCGGTGGACAAGCCGCCCGTTCCTGGCACCGAGGGCTGGGCGCAAGGTGAGGAGCGCCTGATCAAGAGCACCTGCATGCAGTGCGAGGGCGGCTGCGGCATCATCGTCCGGGTGGTCGAGGGCAGAGCGGTTCGCATCAAGGGGAACCCCGACTACCCGACGAACCAGGGCGGGCTGTGCCCGAAGGGCCTGAACGGGCTCCAGGTGCTGTACGACCCGGATCGCATCGAGGGCCCGCTGCAGCGCGTCGGTGCGCGCGGTGCGGGGAACTGGAAGCGGATCTCGTGGGACGAGGCCATCGCCCACGTCGCTCGGCAACTCGCCGCGCTCAGGGCGAACGGCGAGTCGCACACGCTCGCGGTGTTGGGTGGGCGGTACCGCGGCCACATGCGCGACCTCGTCCGCCGGTTCCTGACGGCCTATGGCTCGCCCAACGACATCGATCACGAGTCGCTCTGCACCACCGGTGACAAGGTCGCCGCCTTCCTGGCGCAGGGCATCCGCGACCGGCTGGCCTACGATTGGGAGCGCACGAAATATGTATTGGTCTTCGGGGCCGGCTTCATCGAGTCGTTCCGGCCGACGGCCATGATGCTGCGCATCCACGGCCACATGCGACAGGGAGTTCCCGGCCAGCGGACCAAGATCGTCCAGATCGACCCGCGCTACGGTGTGTCAGCGGCCCGCGCCGATGAGTGGGTACAGGTCCGGCCCGGCACCGACGGCGCGCTCGCGCTCGGCCTGGCGCACGTCCTCATCCGCGACGGACTCGTCCACAAGAAGTTCATCCGCAACCACACCCTCGGTTTCGATAGCTGGACGGATTCGGCCGGCCGCTCGCACATGGGCTTCGAGGACCTCGTGTTGTCGAACTACTCCCCGGCGAGCGTGGCCGAGACTACCGGCATCGCGGCGGAAACCATCGAGCGCCTGGCGCACGAGTTCGCTGCGCACCAGCCCGGCGTTGCAATCGTCGGTCGCGGCGCGGCCGCCCACACCAACGGGGTGTACAACGTGCTGGCGATCCATGCACTCAACGCGCTCGTCGGCAGCATCGACGTTGCGGGCGGTGTCCTCGTCCAGCGGCAACCTCCGTTCGCGAGCTGGCCCGATCCCGAGCTGGACGGCGTGGCGCGCCTCGGACGCGCTCGCCCGCGATTTGATCTCGACGGCGGCGATGCCCCCCCCTTCGCCGACAGTCAGTTGTCCACGCTCGCCGAGCGACTGGAATGGGGCCAGCCGTACCGCCTCAAGGCCGTCTTCTTCTACTACACCAACCCCCTGTTCTCAGCGCCGGCACCCGATCGCCTGCGCGCCGCCCTCGAAAGGGTCCCGCTGCTGGTGAGCTTCTCGCCTTTCATGGACGAGTCGACGGCAATGGCTGACTTCGTCCTGCCGGATCACACCTACCTGGAGCGCTGGCAGCTCGACGTGATCTCTCCCAGCGTCGGCTTCCCGCTGTTCAGCATCCGGCAGCCGGTTGTCGCGCCGCTGCACGACACGCGCAGCACCGGCGAGGCGCTGATCGAGATCGCGCGGGCCATCGGCGGGACGGTCGGACGCTCGTTCCCCGGGAGCGAGCTGGAGATGATCAAGCAGTTGGTCCGCGGGGCGCAAGAGAGCAAACGAGGGTCGATCCGCACCGATGACTTCGAGGAGTTTTGGAAACAGCTCCTGACCAACGGTGGCTGGTGGGATCAACCCTACTCCTTCGGCGAATGGCATCGGGTGCTGGCGACGCCGTCCGGCAAGTACGAGTTCTACTCCACCCGCCTCGACGAGCGGCTGCGCGCGCTCGCCGCCGCCGGGCGCGAACAGGACCCTGAGGCCGCGGTCCTGGTTGGGCTGGCGGCGTCAGGCCGATGGGACGAGGCGTGCCTGCCGCACTACGAGCCGATCCGTTCGGCCCAAAGCGAGTCCGAGTTCCCGTTCATAGTTGCTTCGTACAAGACCATGACCCACGCGGAAGGGCGGGGAGCTAATCAGCCTCATCTGCAGGAAGCCTTCGGCGTTCAGTTCGACCGCAGTTGGGAACCGTGGGTCGAGATCCACCCCGATGACGCACACGCGCTCGGCGTGCATGACGATGACGAGGTGTGGCTGCGCGCTCCGTCCGGCCAGGTGCGCGTCAAGGCCGTGCTCCACGACGGGACGCACCGGGGCACGGTCAATGTCCCCTTCGAGTACGGGCACACCGCGTACGGCCGCTGGGCCGCCGGGCGCGGCGAGAATGTCAACCCGCTCGTCCGAACCGCGCAGGTCAGCCTCGCCGGCGGCGCCGCTTGGTACGATGCGCGCGTGGCCATCAGCAAGGCCTAG
- a CDS encoding menaquinol oxidoreductase has protein sequence MRGLSLVVAALVLGGRASEAQVTQPIPFNHRIHTANGLTCDGCHQYVFEKPFAGIPRVELCMACHVGDIAENPAAKPYIETIRRHAEAGTEIPWVRLYTLPHHVYYSHRRHAAIAGLPCTTCHGNIGDSERPPTEPVARTLTMDNCVDCHEQQGVENDCAWCHR, from the coding sequence ATGCGCGGTCTCTCACTGGTGGTCGCCGCGTTGGTGTTGGGTGGCCGCGCCTCCGAGGCGCAGGTCACCCAGCCGATCCCGTTTAACCACCGCATCCACACGGCAAACGGGCTCACCTGTGACGGCTGCCACCAGTACGTCTTCGAAAAGCCCTTTGCCGGAATCCCTCGGGTGGAGCTGTGCATGGCCTGCCATGTGGGCGACATCGCCGAGAACCCGGCGGCAAAACCCTACATCGAAACGATACGGCGGCACGCCGAAGCGGGCACCGAAATCCCGTGGGTGCGGCTCTATACCTTGCCGCACCACGTCTATTACTCCCATCGCCGGCACGCGGCGATTGCGGGCCTCCCCTGTACGACCTGCCACGGCAACATCGGCGATAGTGAGCGGCCCCCCACCGAGCCGGTCGCGCGGACGTTGACGATGGATAACTGCGTGGACTGCCATGAGCAGCAGGGCGTGGAGAACGACTGCGCCTGGTGCCACCGGTAG
- a CDS encoding cytochrome c yields MQRRTRAMTRTSGFIRSAAVAAAGLWLVSSAAPTAHAQDAKQLYEKNCNSCHGPSGKGDGPASKILKPAPADFAVVFKGMADADIAKIIKEGGKAVGKSPTMPGYGSKLTDDQIKGIVEYAKGLPPK; encoded by the coding sequence ATGCAGAGGAGGACAAGAGCAATGACGAGGACGAGCGGATTCATCAGAAGCGCAGCCGTCGCGGCGGCGGGCTTGTGGCTTGTGAGTTCAGCAGCGCCCACTGCCCACGCCCAAGATGCCAAGCAGCTCTACGAGAAGAACTGCAACTCCTGCCACGGGCCGAGCGGCAAGGGTGACGGACCGGCCAGTAAGATATTGAAGCCAGCGCCAGCGGATTTCGCTGTGGTCTTCAAGGGGATGGCCGATGCGGATATCGCCAAAATCATCAAGGAGGGCGGCAAGGCGGTCGGAAAATCCCCCACGATGCCGGGGTACGGCAGCAAGCTGACCGACGATCAGATCAAGGGCATCGTCGAATACGCCAAAGGACTCCCCCCCAAGTGA
- a CDS encoding cyclic nucleotide-binding domain-containing protein, producing MDIEALCKAAIFGELHDTEAARLLAVARPQQCHKGECLFLLGDHADRLYVVLSGRIELTFPLSFGGVVRDVPVESKTAGSALGWSALVKPHRFTLSARAAETSELAAFVRHDLLRVFEEEPRIGCVVMRHIGEVVGRRLLQMQALWARELQRVVSDSLAAAREPGG from the coding sequence GTGGATATCGAGGCTCTGTGCAAGGCGGCGATCTTCGGGGAGCTGCACGACACCGAGGCGGCCCGGCTGCTTGCGGTTGCCCGACCCCAGCAATGTCACAAGGGCGAGTGCCTGTTCCTGCTCGGCGACCACGCCGATCGGCTCTATGTGGTGCTGAGCGGGCGCATCGAACTCACCTTCCCCTTGTCATTTGGCGGCGTGGTGCGCGACGTGCCGGTCGAGTCGAAAACAGCAGGGAGCGCCCTCGGCTGGTCCGCTCTCGTCAAGCCGCACCGCTTTACGCTCTCCGCGCGAGCGGCGGAGACCTCGGAGCTGGCGGCGTTTGTGCGCCATGATCTGCTGCGGGTCTTTGAAGAGGAGCCCCGCATCGGGTGCGTCGTCATGCGGCACATCGGCGAAGTGGTCGGGCGGCGGTTGCTCCAAATGCAAGCGCTTTGGGCGCGGGAGCTGCAGCGGGTCGTCAGCGACTCGCTGGCTGCGGCGCGAGAACCCGGCGGGTAG